The Mustelus asterias unplaced genomic scaffold, sMusAst1.hap1.1 HAP1_SCAFFOLD_560, whole genome shotgun sequence genome has a segment encoding these proteins:
- the LOC144487050 gene encoding uncharacterized protein LOC144487050: MGKSNVMEGFEKKDENFELSCCSNGSLCKSTHQRVHTDKRPFKCPECEKYFKGSGDLQHHQRVHTEEEPFRCSHCSTGFKQASHLTAHQRTHTGEKPFICSKCGKGFAQSSNLLTHQQIHTEVRPFTCSECGKGFARSSHLLTHQRIHTGERPFTCSECGKRFTNSSALLTHQRVHTGEKPFTCSMCRKRFNRSSNLVKHQRVHN; the protein is encoded by the exons ATGGGGAAAAGCaatgtcatggagggatttgaaaagaaagatgagaattttgaacTGAGTTGCTGCTCAAACGGGAGCCTGTGTAAGTCA acacaccaacgagttcacactgacaagagaccttTCAAATGTCCAGAGTGTGAGAAGTATTTCAAAGGTTCTGGGGATCTGCAgcaccatcaacgtgttcacactgaggaggaaccattcaggtgctctcactgcagTACTGGGTTCAAGCAAGCATCTCACCTCACtgcacaccagcgcactcacactggggagaagccgttcatctgctccaagtgtgggaagggattcgctcagtcctccaacctgctgacacaccaacaaattcacactgaggtgaggccgttcacctgttctgagtgtggaaagggattcgcacgatcatcccatctgctgacacaccagcgcattcacactggggagaggccgttcacctgctccgagtgcgggAAGAGATTTACCAACTCATCTgcgctgctgacacaccagcgagttcacactggggagaaacccttcacttGCTCCATGTGTAGGAAGAGATTTAATCGATCATccaacttggtgaaacaccagagagttcacaattGA